A DNA window from Vigna unguiculata cultivar IT97K-499-35 chromosome 10, ASM411807v1, whole genome shotgun sequence contains the following coding sequences:
- the LOC114166514 gene encoding E3 ubiquitin-protein ligase ATL4 has product MASPPPLTLNVIGSDTDNAFPTVASSSLTPPSPRRSSPLQSLSPSILIIVTVLAVTVIVSLALCFLLRHLNRRCLRRFSSSSAAPSASASATPMFSSSRRISPEIVHSSSTAAAAASVIDTLPLFTFSSVTRRSSSAAADCAVCLSKFHHHDLLRLLPLCCHAFHAECIDTWLQSNLSCPLCRSPIAAAESDLAKILRPPSSAAGSSDSFRLELGNISRRGAEGAGATAARGDSRSRSYSIGSFDYLVDDESEVAFSHARRRSEDDAKEFPATEGQTPSTHNEASLAGEVAGVRSWLKDYMDRFSASISSRTASFRSSGRFFSGGGSSRRSDVVPVVAAEYDMEGNRIGEEISEMFRWLSGV; this is encoded by the coding sequence ATGGCTTCGCCGCCACCGTTAACGCTAAACGTCATCGGATCAGACACGGACAACGCGTTCCCAACCGTCGCTTCCAGTTCCCTAACGCCGCCGTCACCGCGCCGTTCGTCTCCGTTACAGAGCCTCAGTCCCAGCATTCTCATCATCGTCACGGTCCTCGCCGTCACCGTTATTGTTTCTCTCGCGCTCTGCTTCCTCCTCCGCCACCTCAACCGCCGCTGCCTCCGCcgcttctcctcctcctccgccGCGCCCTCCGCATCCGCCTCCGCCACGCCGATGTTCTCCTCCAGCCGCCGCATCTCGCCGGAGATTGTGCACTCCTCGTCCACCGCCGCTGCCGCCGCCTCGGTCATCGACACGCTGCCGCTATTCACGTTCTCCTCCGTCACGCGCCGCTCGTCCTCCGCCGCCGCCGACTGCGCGGTCTGCCTCTCCAAGTTCCACCACCACGACCTCCTCCGCCTGCTCCCTCTCTGCTGCCACGCCTTCCACGCCGAGTGCATCGACACCTGGCTCCAGTCCAACCTCTCGTGTCCGCTCTGCCGCTCTCCCATCGCCGCCGCGGAATCCGACCTTGCGAAAATCCTCCGCCCACCGTCCTCCGCCGCCGGTAGCAGCGACAGCTTCCGCCTCGAGTTAGGCAATATCAGTCGCCGTGGCGCGGAAGGCGCCGGAGCCACCGCCGCTCGCGGCGATTCACGGTCCCGGTCCTATTCCATTGGTTCGTTCGATTATTTGGTGGACGACGAGTCTGAGGTTGCGTTCAGCCACGCTCGCAGGAGGAGTGAGGACGATGCGAAGGAGTTTCCGGCCACCGAAGGTCAGACTCCGTCCACTCACAACGAGGCCAGTCTGGCCGGTGAGGTCGCCGGCGTTAGGAGCTGGCTTAAGGACTACATGGATAGGTTTTCTGCTTCTATCTCTTCAAGAACGGCATCGTTTCGAAGCTCTGGAAGGTTCTTCAGCGGTGGTGGGAGTAGTCGACGAAGTGACGTCGTTCCGGTGGTGGCTGCGGAATACGACATGGAAGGAAATCGAATCGGCGAAGAAATCAGCGAAATGTTTCGTTGGCTTTCAGGGGTATGA